In Bradyrhizobium sp. 1(2017), one DNA window encodes the following:
- a CDS encoding Rrf2 family transcriptional regulator, whose product MRRDSRLSGVLHVLLHMAQQPGPFTSETLAKAMDTNPVVIRRIMAGLRELGYVRSEKGHGGGWRLACDLSKVTLRDVYTALGSPALLAMGNRTEAPGCLVEQAVNAALDQAFHDAEALLLSRLGKVTLAMLSEDFRKRLGSRKHQGLRAHGA is encoded by the coding sequence ATGAGACGCGATTCCCGTTTGTCCGGCGTGCTCCACGTGCTGCTGCACATGGCGCAACAGCCCGGCCCGTTCACGTCCGAGACCCTGGCGAAGGCGATGGACACCAACCCGGTGGTGATCCGGCGCATCATGGCCGGCCTGCGGGAGCTCGGATATGTCCGCTCCGAGAAGGGGCATGGCGGCGGCTGGCGGCTGGCGTGTGACCTCTCGAAGGTGACGCTGCGCGACGTCTACACCGCGCTCGGCAGCCCGGCATTGCTGGCGATGGGCAACCGGACCGAGGCACCCGGCTGCCTCGTCGAGCAGGCCGTCAACGCCGCGCTCGACCAGGCCTTTCATGATGCGGAGGCGCTGCTGCTGTCGCGCCTCGGCAAGGTGACGCTGGCGATGCTGAGCGAGGATTTTCGCAAGCGCCTCGGGTCCCGGAAGCATCAGGGCCTGCGCGCCCATGGTGCGTGA
- a CDS encoding DUF718 domain-containing protein, which produces MQVYNVVKFRVKAGEEAAFLDAHRNGKAKWPGLEHGVIIRTGEQTFCLIGTWSSQDALVAARSAMIKTLDSFRSVLEDQGNGRGVTDAVSGEVVLAL; this is translated from the coding sequence ATGCAGGTTTACAACGTGGTCAAGTTCAGGGTGAAGGCGGGAGAGGAAGCCGCCTTCCTCGACGCGCACCGGAACGGCAAGGCCAAATGGCCGGGGCTGGAGCACGGCGTCATCATCAGGACCGGCGAGCAGACCTTCTGCCTGATCGGCACCTGGTCCAGCCAGGATGCGCTGGTCGCGGCACGGTCGGCGATGATCAAGACTCTCGACAGTTTCAGGTCGGTGCTCGAGGATCAGGGCAACGGGCGCGGCGTGACGGATGCCGTGTCGGGGGAGGTCGTGCTCGCGCTTTAG
- a CDS encoding class I SAM-dependent methyltransferase has protein sequence MTNIQDMFSDPQAVARYTEGPPRFVPGYNAMLSMAAILLAERARDDARILVLGAGGGLELKTFAQAQPGWSFDGVDPSAAMLGLARQTLGSLAPRAHLHQGYVDDTPDGPFDGASCLLTLHFVDVAERRRIAAEIRRRLKPGAAFVAAHLSAPNGDEERPLWLSRYSAFLTASGVEPEQATAARNAVTNHLEILTPAQDEAILREAGFSEPTLFYTGFTFRGWVAYA, from the coding sequence ATGACCAACATTCAAGACATGTTCTCCGATCCGCAGGCCGTGGCGAGATACACCGAAGGGCCGCCGCGCTTCGTGCCCGGCTACAATGCCATGCTGTCGATGGCGGCGATCCTGCTGGCCGAGCGTGCGCGTGACGATGCACGGATTCTCGTTCTCGGCGCCGGCGGCGGCCTGGAGCTGAAGACGTTTGCGCAGGCGCAGCCCGGCTGGAGCTTCGACGGCGTGGACCCGTCCGCGGCGATGCTGGGTCTCGCAAGGCAGACCCTGGGCTCGCTCGCTCCGCGCGCGCATCTTCATCAGGGCTACGTCGACGATACGCCGGACGGACCGTTCGACGGCGCCAGCTGCCTGCTGACCCTGCATTTCGTCGATGTCGCGGAGCGCCGCCGCATCGCCGCGGAAATCCGCCGCCGGCTGAAGCCGGGCGCGGCCTTCGTGGCCGCCCATTTGAGCGCGCCCAACGGCGATGAGGAACGCCCGCTATGGCTGTCGCGGTATTCCGCGTTCCTGACAGCTTCCGGCGTCGAGCCCGAGCAGGCGACAGCCGCGCGCAACGCCGTCACCAACCATCTGGAAATCCTCACGCCTGCGCAGGACGAAGCGATCCTGCGCGAGGCCGGCTTCTCCGAGCCGACCCTGTTCTACACCGGCTTCACCTTCCGCGGCTGGGTGGCCTACGCGTGA